A segment of the Daphnia pulex isolate KAP4 chromosome 10, ASM2113471v1 genome:
TGTCTCAGGTAATCAGAATTCAATCCTCCCGATTGGGTGTGTCCCCATCCCATGGCAATCGCTTGCCGATTGCCATCGTCGTCGAAACACTCCGGCACCAGACAAACGGGGGAAATGGTGTCCGTGTATTCCACGGGTGAACTCAGCGTCAGAATGGCGATGTCGTTGTACTgttcaataaattaaaaaccaatttaaaaattttttagaatgaaatCAAACGTCTTTTCATAAACGCTAAAAGAAAACTCACAATTTTCACAGGATCGTATTCCTCGTGGATCTTAATTTGTTGGACTTTCCTTGACAGCTGGGCGTCGTTTTCCGTTATGCTCAAGAAGTGTATGCCAAACTTAACTTTGAATCGGCTTGCGTCGATAACGCTGCAGAAGGTTAACGTAATTCAATTACAATTAATTCTTATCCATATCGCATAGTTATTGAATTCTTGTACTTGGTACTTTTAGGTTCGGTTACGCAATGAGCAGCAGTCAGGATTTTAGTTGAGCTAATCAGAGATCCACCGCAGGATAACTTGTATTTCCAGATTGTATTGTCGAACACAACAAGTGCCACCTGTCAATTAATTTGAACTGattaaattggaaaaacattaatttcgGTTTTGTTTTACACTGTGTTGACGAATTGATGAACTCACCATGAATGGGTACTGATTCTTGGGAGTAATGTCACTTTCTACCATGTACTTGTAGGGAATTGAGGTATTGGATTTAGAAGGATAGTCGAATTCATCCTCACTGCAACGAGAGATGGCGGCAACAGTTGGAGTGTCAGCAACTTTAGCGGGTGGAACAATCGGAGCGATGGGTTCGATTTCCTTAATGGGATTGGAATCGCCCGTGCTGACTGAGAATATGGTGCCAAGGTAGATAATAAAACGAGGATCGATGGGGTAGTAGGGCATGGGGTTCATGAGCCCCAGCATTGGCCAAGAACCGTTTTGCCTGTTTCCTTGGGAGGAATAAACAAATCCGCCAGGAATAAGACGGCCCGATTGCGAGCTCGGCTGCACAGGTAAGAAAGGTGAACCGATAGGAGAAAGGATCGGAAACTGAGGAGCAGTGATGGCCACAGCCACCAACGCCAGCAGACACACCAACTATAAATGAAtgacatttcaaaataaatttcagctCCACCATGAGATGATTGTAGTAACAATAAaaggtaattaaattttgggtACTTACCGTTGAAGACTTCATTATTCCTCAACTGGAGCTCAGTAGTAAAGGTGTCAAACTGAGTTGTGATCCATGTGTCGACAGTCATCGACCGGTCGATGGCAATGGCCATtagattttgtttcttatttgcaTTCCACCTTGGCAACTGAATTTGCATACCGTTTCCTTTTTGGTAATAAACGACTGCGTtccaaaatcaagaaaatatctGCTGTTGGGGAGAGACTGGAGAGTGTATAGGTATATTGTATAACTGGTTTACTGATTAAATGACCTTGCGTCTATATACTTACAGTTTTGCAGTCGGTGGATTCAGTATAGTCAACACCGAACTAACGAATAAACGGGGAACTCCGCTCATCTTTGATGACGCACTCGCTGTCAATAACCACGCCACTTCGTTCTGATTCGAATTAAAATTATCACAATTAattcacaataaaaaataacttaaagtAATAAGGAAAATTGACAGAGAAAGTAAgaatcgagaaaaaataatttgtagaAAAGTTACATTTGTTCGAAAGGtccatttcatttaattaaaatactgCTCATCGACAATAAAAACTTCAAtcataaaagatgaaaataaatgccaataatttcgttttcttaCGAGCAATCCACCGTGTTGTAAAACAACTTTATTTCGTTCTCTGttggaaaacaaatatggCCTTCACCATATTTGCGAAAGTTGGATCTAAACTAGTTTAATTCCTTGGCAGTAATTTTAGTCAGTGTCGTGTAGCACTGTAGCTAGATTAGAAGCAAGATAAACAAAGCAGCTTTTACAGCAGACATTGTGAAATGTCTGTTGGGCACGTAGAAGCACGTCCCCATCAAACTTGTTGATTAAACAGGTTACAAAATTATTCACGGTCGAGGCTCGATTCATCTGCTATGCGTTCTGTGCTCACTCCTGGAACCAGAAAAAACTTAATCGTCATACCGGATgcaataaaaccaaaattaaaatcgcAAGTTCAAATTTCAGAACGCCGCCGTCCATAATGATGTGGATGACACGTTAAACGGGGAGGGGGGGATTTTTGGGCCGTatgtttttttactatttcagCACACGTTACTAATGAGTTGGAAATTGTCATCTCCGTCACAAGAAGATAACCTGTCAACGGCGActattaaaaaactaaaccgTTTGATAACGTGTTTTATTGGACGACTTTTGGCCGCGCGTCACCTTATCcagcggaataaaaaaattggagaCACTCGCACACGCTACAAAGCGCAATTCAATGACAGCAGGCAATTATACTTGATAAGGGGGATTTACGGAAAAGTTAAGACATTAATAAACAGAGTTGCATCAAGAATGAAAAGCCCGTTGCATAAATAACAGGGTATGAAATGCATTTGGTTCTATTCTAGTTATCTCAGACGTCCGACCCGCACTACACTTGATTTTGGGCTCTCAGCTGACTTTTTCATCGACTACAAAGGTACAAATTTGTTGAGCTACTctaaatgaatgaaaatgccATTTAACTTTTTATCTTATTCAAAGAAAGTGTACACAAAATGGGcaagttttctttcatcttggctgtgatgatgatggcctcATGGACTGTCGGAATCCAAGGGGAAGACGTGGAAACCGCCTGGCAGAAATATCTGGTTTGccttatattttgttttcaaaacattccttcaataataattgtaatttCATTCGATTAAAGGCTGAATATCCTATGCCACTTCCAACCATGTCCGAGTCAAACATGCGCAAAACAATCTTTACCGAAATTCACGCCAAAATTGAGCAAAACAACGCCCAAAAAGGCGCCAATTTTGAAATGACCCACAACATCTTCTCGGTTATGGTAATAATTATTATCTAATTTGCGACCTGGCCAACctattattaaatttcatcAAAGACTGATGCAGAGAAACAATCGTATCTCGGAGCTCGACTACCTGTCCCACCTTCCAACTTGACTCGCGGCCCATCCGTCGCCAAACTGCCTGCAACTGTCAGTAAATTTGTCCACTTGAACTTATAAGACGACTTTGACTGAATTTTATAATTGGGAATTTAAACAGATGGACTACAGGAACGATCCTTGCATGCCACCTGTGAGGAACCAAGGTGGATGTGGCAGCTGCTGGGCTTACACTGCCAGCGCAGTGGTCGAATTTGGCAAATGCAAAAAGAGCGGTGGAAATGCCATCGATCTCAggtacaaaatttaaatcaattaactGAGACTTAAAGTTAAGTCTAATTTGATTAACAGTGAACAGCAGATAGTGGATTGCAGTCCCGGCAGCGGTTGCTCCGGGGGATGGGAACACGACGCTTGGAAATATTTGGCTTCGTGTGGTGGTCACGCCCTCGAGTCCTCGTACCCTTACGCAGGAAGAGATGGGGCCTGCAGGTTCAGCCCTACGGGCATGACCATCGGAGCTAAACTTTTAACTTCGAATCCTGTCGAATGGGTACCATCTAAAGACACTTCCACCATGATGAATATTTTGTCGGATGGACGAATCCTCACCGTCTACATCCACCTGCCCGACAGTTTCTTTAATTACAAGTAAACCGAATTTGATTTTACAGCGCAAATTGATGACGTAAGTTCTTATTTATTATACACAGGAGTGGCATTTTTGACGATACCAAATGCAACAGCGGAAGTGCTCACGCACTGAACCCCGTCGGCTATGGCACCTTGAACGGTGTCGATTATTGGGTAAATTGCTaatcaaaactttaaaatgatccaattaataaaagaaaattttgggaaGAAAAGGTTATGCGCAATTCGTGGGGAGCTGGATGGGGTTCTTCCGGCTACGTTCTCGTCAAACGGGGCATCGACCTGTGCCTGATTGAATCCTATGCTCGCACTACTAACATTGACACTACCACAACAACTTCACTGGAGAATTTCTGCACAAACAGGTCCGACGGCAACTACGCCAATCCGAACGAATGCCAATCTTATATTTCGTGTTCCAATGGATCGGCATACAAAATGGTGAGACTACTCTAACTAATTATTGCTATTTTACATTTAATGTGATTTTGATTCTTTAGAATTGCCCATCCGGCCTGGCTTTCAATGAGAAATACAACAGTTGCGACTACAGCTACAACGTACCTGGTTGTAATTAAAGAACCTAAAACGAATAGCTACAGTATTTTCCCCCCAGACCCTTGATtatgaattaattgaaatttatttgaaaatcgaCTTTGAATTCCTAAATCCATGTTAGCTTTACTTGGCCAATTCTTAAGTCTCCTGAATATACAGTATAATACCGAAATATGACGATTTCTGTGAATATGATGCTAAAAATTCACGGTAGATTTGAAATTCCGCATGTCTGGATTGGTGAAAAACCAGACCTCAATGTTCCTCATCTAGAAATTATTCGCCTATTGTCGGTATCTCTATACAAAATCGTACTCTGCAAGGGTGAACTCACTATTGAATGATGACTCATTGATCGGTATACACATTTGTATGAGTTTGTTCTccgtattttgttttgatcgccaaatagtaaaaaaaagagagaagagtaaTATTGTTTCTACcttttaagcctgggaaatacggccaggcattcACAGGTGCTCCATACGTAGTAAGTTCAATATGTCAGGTGGGATAGGGGGTCCTCGTGTATACACCTATCACATGTACACGAGGATTCAacgaaagggaagaagagatgagTCGAACGTCATCGGTGGATTCTCCAATAAAACGGGGtgtttttttatctaaattgaaaacttaaaagggttagactcatgatagcaaagacaaaaataaataaaaataggaaatttgaTGGTGGGTtataaacaggagaatttaaggtttcaCTGTCGATTTACTgaggttgttgctgatgacagcgCACCAACAAAACTTGCTTTCATTGTTATGATGACTGGTTCAGGCAACACACActgccaaaaataaaaggttaaCCTTGCATTGCTTGGCAAACCAACTGCCAAAGCTGTcatgcatcgacagggggGTTTACTTGATAAGTGCTAGTCAGAAACATTTTACATGTTTGGAACAAACTTCTCCTCCTATTTAAGCTCCTATAATAAAATTACTGACATTCTTTACTTTAAAGTAATTAACTGGCCTGCTAATAATCAGAATTGAGTGTGTAGATGTGTACCAGACTATGAAGAGACACGACGAATCGTCGATCCCTGTGGAACAAGTTTATCCTCTCATTTAAGCTCCCACAATCACACTAGGCCTACCTTTTATTCttagtttttaagttatttaccTGTTAACTTAATGAACAATTTAATGAAGAGACACGATGACGAATCGACGACcacttttttgtaattttcatttattttgttgtgccATTTTTTCAGGCCGCAACGCCGTTGCCAAATGAATACTTCTGCTGCTAGTCTTAGGACTGTGGCCCGGAGCTTATTgggcgggtttttttttaatgggttgcctagatgggtttttcttcaaacacgGGTTGGAGCGGGTTGGGCCAACAGAGTAAATGGGTTCGGCCCGGGCCAacccatgggtcaaaaaatattaacaggaTGGGTCACGGCCCGGGTTTTTAACGGGTCAATCAtactttttcatcatcttttcagtctgtttattaataaatggcaaaatttcctaacgtataaaaattgaatttttattctgttttaaatgaaccaaaaaaaaaattaatacatgaGAATTGATGTAAACAAACATACATcaatgaaacgaaaagaaacttggAAGTAAGTGTTGGAAGTAAAAATCCGAATTAACTGTAGTTAtcgaacaaatacaaaaaattgtttttaaaaatcttcttcttcttcgttttcccAAAGTTGAAAAGTAAGGtatcaaagttttcttccaATAAATCGTAGACTTCTTTTACCCCCACTAATCCTGCTTTGTACCATGAACGTAGACAGATTAGGGCTTCAACGGTCTCAGGCTTCAAGCTCATTCTCGAAATGCCAAAAATATCCTTGCCAACAGTAAAGGCCCTCTCGCTAGCTGCGCTTGTCGCTGGAATGCTGAGGAGATCTCTAGCCATTAAACAGCAAATTAAAAGATAGACTAATTGCTACCTTTCAATGGAGCTGAACTTGACTGATTGGTTATTTCTGTGCTTGTTGCAGGAAGTGCATCTGCATCATCCATctcattttcatcatcactTTCAATGCTAATGTTAATTGGTaaacttctctttttcccagcAGAATTGCTCGATTTAGACAAACTTTGAGGTTTACGCGATAACTGCTCGCCATTATTAGAAGTAGATTTACGTTTAGACATACTGCCTTCACCACTTCATGTGTTCTTCCTTTTGAAGCTCTAGCGCGTGTCAGCGTCTACTTAAAACGTGATGACTGAACATCGAATGTCTGCAACTCTGCATCTGCAATGCATGGATTTAAGCTATCCTATCCCTCCATATCTTTCTGGCACTTTCTAGCTGTGAGATTCTTTATTTGAccaatagatggcgccacATCTCGGGTTGACCCGCGGACCCGGCGGTTCGACCCATCACccgccccgttaaaaaaatgcctcgATGGGTTGAgtcgggttgggtttttttttcctttagccCGAACTTTGGCCCGGGCTTTCAtggcccgggccacagccctagcTAGTCTTTATAAATCATAGGTTGCAcatagggctgtggcccgggacGTTTTTAGCGGGgttttttatgggttttttagacgggtttttcttcttccgcgggtCGGAGCGGGTTGGGCCAACTGAGTGAACGGGTTTGGCCCGGGCCAacccatgggtcaaaaaatttttaccggTCGGGTTACGGCCCGGGTAAAAAATCGGgtcaaacacacttttttttacagacttaaaaaaattccctaaatttcttaattattttcttcttccaacagtgaCACGTCAATTCTGTCTTCTGAACACCCCTGAACGCCCTTTTCTACCACTTATCCTACTTTTCATGCTACGAAATCGGAAATTCTCGTAGAGCATTTGGCGGCAATATTTTGAGGCCGCAGGCATAGAGAATAACGAGCTTCTCTAtgtgactactagatggcgccaccacTCGGGTTGGCCCGCGGACCCGGGGGTTCAACCCGTCGCccgccccgttaaaaaaaatgcctcggtgggtcgagtcgggttgggttttttttcgttcagcccgggcggtggcccgggttttcatcgcccgggccacagccctagtTGCACATGGTGGGTTGCATTGgcgttaaagaaaaaacaaaaaaaactgctcAAAACTCAAAAGTTAACcctcaaaattttcaaatcgtgctgaatacctttcctttcacttgTAAAGGTAATAATTGTTCTAAATCAGTGTGTAATACCCTATTCTACAATAAAACCATAAGATTACTCTTTATAAATCATAGGTTGCAttggcgttgaa
Coding sequences within it:
- the LOC124204658 gene encoding venom peptide isomerase heavy chain-like; the protein is MKSSTLVCLLALVAVAITAPQFPILSPIGSPFLPVQPSSQSGRLIPGGFVYSSQGNRQNGSWPMLGLMNPMPYYPIDPRFIIYLGTIFSVSTGDSNPIKEIEPIAPIVPPAKVADTPTVAAISRCSEDEFDYPSKSNTSIPYKYMVESDITPKNQYPFMVALVVFDNTIWKYKLSCGGSLISSTKILTAAHCVTEPKSTNVIDASRFKVKFGIHFLSITENDAQLSRKVQQIKIHEEYDPVKIYNDIAILTLSSPVEYTDTISPVCLVPECFDDDGNRQAIAMGWGHTQSGGLNSDYLRHAFLSTVPFSNCQKKYGDKIDEDKMLCAFKKGQDTCQNDSGGPLVMEFPDDSSCRFMQIGIVSFGKGCAFKNYPGVYVRIKNYLPWIEENTN
- the LOC124204657 gene encoding cysteine proteinase COT44-like isoform X1 yields the protein MKCIWFYSSYLRRPTRTTLDFGLSADFFIDYKESVHKMGKFSFILAVMMMASWTVGIQGEDVETAWQKYLAEYPMPLPTMSESNMRKTIFTEIHAKIEQNNAQKGANFEMTHNIFSVMTDAEKQSYLGARLPVPPSNLTRGPSVAKLPATMDYRNDPCMPPVRNQGGCGSCWAYTASAVVEFGKCKKSGGNAIDLSEQQIVDCSPGSGCSGGWEHDAWKYLASCGGHALESSYPYAGRDGACRFSPTGMTIGAKLLTSNPVEWVPSKDTSTMMNILSDGRILTVYIHLPDSFFNYKSGIFDDTKCNSGSAHALNPVGYGTLNGVDYWVMRNSWGAGWGSSGYVLVKRGIDLCLIESYARTTNIDTTTTTSLENFCTNRSDGNYANPNECQSYISCSNGSAYKMNCPSGLAFNEKYNSCDYSYNVPGCN
- the LOC124204657 gene encoding zingipain-2-like isoform X2, translated to MGKFSFILAVMMMASWTVGIQGEDVETAWQKYLAEYPMPLPTMSESNMRKTIFTEIHAKIEQNNAQKGANFEMTHNIFSVMTDAEKQSYLGARLPVPPSNLTRGPSVAKLPATMDYRNDPCMPPVRNQGGCGSCWAYTASAVVEFGKCKKSGGNAIDLSEQQIVDCSPGSGCSGGWEHDAWKYLASCGGHALESSYPYAGRDGACRFSPTGMTIGAKLLTSNPVEWVPSKDTSTMMNILSDGRILTVYIHLPDSFFNYKSGIFDDTKCNSGSAHALNPVGYGTLNGVDYWVMRNSWGAGWGSSGYVLVKRGIDLCLIESYARTTNIDTTTTTSLENFCTNRSDGNYANPNECQSYISCSNGSAYKMNCPSGLAFNEKYNSCDYSYNVPGCN